From a region of the Deltaproteobacteria bacterium genome:
- a CDS encoding AAA family ATPase, which produces MEALIKQKPISALHEILKWSASRPEWQRDALRRIIIKDALDAGDIKELNQLCRAKHGILQVTESIAKAEVLDESLIPPKSGSEASVTLVSIGNLQNVNRLPSDQTIPFGTGPSLTLIYGDNGTGKSGYARVIKKMCRTRGALPEIRPNAFAAVPTNPPSGTVVCRIAGTDYPLLWQDGTPSDPRLSNVFVFDTHTAEHYLEQDSPAVFTPNGLDVLPKLSNVCDSISQLIKQDIDRVKADIEAAAKNWKYNATTSVGKLLDGLSADTKPSHVEALSGLDERQNNRLKDLAEALKSDPKQKAKETRAAAARLNIFAGKIAETYTNLSVTQISDIHKLVEDAKEAEKVAKSFATGHFDVSYLSGTGEELWRSLWEAARSFSVSSAYKNQAFPVTADGARCVLCQQNLEPPAIDRLQAFDAFCKDQSQKLAEQARRRLKEAFEKIQKMEVLDPEYIKVQADLVAVTKTETNNISEFVKKADECLTTIKNNLKGGVWEEPALIPLSPPKNVEGIPLRADAEVALPRPGLADDITAIATSLEERANTEESAEDPEIRKKLVTERDELAAHDWLSGVKTDVLTQIDRYKQVVKLGTCQRDTLTTQITTKNSDLTKQIVTDTFCQRFKDEAKELGLSTISVKLEEIKGKKGEMRFGVRLDSNATCTVRDIASEGENRCIALAAFLAELSQASHQSALVFDDPVSSFDHRYREKTAARLVKEGKVRQVIVFTHDVVFLNDLKIYANDNEVPLEPFYLEWNSGRPGQCIKGLPWDWKSADDRFDKLEKEQRAIAKDWNHAPNEDNIQSIRQAYSWLRATLERIVEKEILADVVFRYRSYIDVKKLDRVVGFQESECKELQRLVKRCNDVTEAHDPAGKHAAVPSPDDFKAEIDATKQLVKQIRNRRKTE; this is translated from the coding sequence ATGGAAGCTCTGATAAAACAAAAGCCAATCTCAGCCCTCCATGAAATTCTCAAATGGTCTGCCAGCCGACCCGAGTGGCAGCGGGATGCACTTCGACGTATAATCATCAAAGATGCCCTGGATGCAGGTGATATCAAGGAATTGAACCAGCTCTGTCGTGCCAAGCATGGGATACTGCAGGTTACAGAATCAATTGCGAAAGCAGAAGTCCTTGACGAATCCCTCATTCCACCGAAGTCTGGCTCAGAGGCATCAGTAACACTTGTATCAATCGGCAACCTGCAAAATGTAAATCGTCTTCCATCTGATCAGACTATTCCGTTTGGAACGGGTCCAAGTTTGACACTCATATACGGAGATAATGGCACGGGCAAGTCTGGCTATGCTCGCGTTATCAAAAAGATGTGTCGCACGCGTGGAGCACTCCCGGAAATTCGTCCCAATGCGTTTGCAGCCGTACCCACCAATCCGCCATCAGGTACCGTTGTCTGCCGTATTGCGGGCACAGATTATCCATTACTTTGGCAAGACGGAACACCGTCCGATCCTCGCCTATCCAACGTGTTCGTCTTCGATACACATACGGCAGAGCACTATCTGGAACAGGATAGCCCGGCAGTATTCACCCCTAACGGCTTAGATGTGTTGCCGAAGTTGTCCAATGTTTGTGATTCGATAAGCCAACTGATCAAGCAGGACATTGACCGCGTTAAAGCTGACATTGAAGCGGCAGCAAAAAACTGGAAGTACAATGCAACCACTTCTGTAGGAAAGCTTCTTGATGGATTGAGCGCAGATACGAAGCCAAGCCATGTAGAAGCATTATCTGGACTTGATGAACGGCAAAATAACCGTTTAAAGGATCTTGCCGAAGCACTTAAGTCAGACCCAAAGCAAAAAGCGAAAGAAACTCGTGCAGCCGCAGCACGATTAAATATCTTTGCAGGGAAGATAGCGGAAACTTATACTAACCTCTCCGTAACGCAAATATCAGACATCCACAAACTGGTTGAGGATGCCAAGGAAGCTGAAAAAGTTGCGAAGTCATTTGCAACTGGCCATTTTGATGTGTCTTATCTTTCTGGCACTGGCGAAGAACTATGGCGCAGCTTGTGGGAGGCCGCAAGATCATTTTCGGTTTCTTCGGCATACAAAAACCAAGCTTTCCCTGTAACTGCCGATGGAGCACGGTGTGTCCTTTGTCAACAAAATCTTGAGCCACCTGCCATTGATCGCCTTCAAGCATTTGATGCTTTCTGCAAAGATCAGAGTCAGAAACTTGCAGAACAGGCTCGAAGAAGATTGAAAGAAGCCTTTGAAAAGATTCAGAAGATGGAGGTTCTCGATCCTGAATATATTAAGGTCCAGGCCGATTTGGTAGCAGTAACAAAAACCGAAACAAATAACATAAGTGAGTTTGTCAAAAAAGCCGATGAATGTCTGACAACGATAAAGAACAATTTGAAAGGTGGTGTATGGGAAGAACCTGCGCTGATTCCCTTATCGCCGCCCAAAAATGTTGAGGGCATCCCACTACGTGCGGACGCAGAGGTGGCATTGCCGCGTCCAGGACTGGCAGATGATATCACTGCGATAGCAACCAGTCTGGAAGAACGTGCAAATACAGAGGAATCGGCTGAAGATCCCGAAATTCGCAAAAAGCTGGTAACAGAACGCGATGAATTAGCGGCCCACGATTGGCTTTCGGGTGTGAAAACCGATGTACTCACTCAAATTGATAGATACAAACAAGTCGTAAAATTAGGAACGTGCCAAAGAGACACTTTAACCACCCAAATAACAACAAAAAATAGCGATTTGACCAAGCAGATCGTGACGGATACCTTTTGCCAGCGGTTCAAGGATGAAGCCAAGGAATTAGGACTGAGCACGATATCCGTGAAGCTTGAGGAAATCAAAGGAAAAAAGGGAGAGATGAGATTTGGCGTACGGCTTGATTCTAATGCAACTTGCACTGTCAGGGATATTGCCAGCGAGGGAGAAAATCGCTGTATAGCTCTTGCCGCGTTCTTAGCCGAGTTGTCACAGGCTTCGCATCAATCTGCACTTGTATTTGACGACCCCGTTTCGTCATTTGACCATCGGTACCGCGAGAAGACTGCAGCACGTCTTGTTAAAGAAGGTAAGGTCAGGCAGGTTATTGTATTTACGCATGATGTAGTTTTTTTGAATGATTTAAAGATTTATGCAAATGATAACGAGGTTCCCTTGGAGCCCTTCTACCTCGAATGGAATAGTGGCAGACCAGGGCAGTGTATCAAAGGACTGCCCTGGGACTGGAAATCGGCAGATGACCGCTTCGACAAGCTGGAAAAGGAACAAAGAGCAATTGCAAAAGATTGGAACCATGCTCCGAATGAAGACAATATCCAGTCTATCAGGCAGGCCTATAGCTGGCTTCGAGCCACTTTAGAACGAATCGTCGAGAAAGAGATCTTGGCAGATGTGGTATTTCGGTATCGGTCATACATTGATGTCAAAAAACTTGATCGTGTGGTAGGTTTCCAAGAGAGTGAGTGCAAAGAGTTGCAGCGGCTTGTGAAGCGTTGCAATGACGTAACCGAGGCCCACGATCCAGCGGGTAAGCATGCTGCAGTTCCCTCACCAGATGACTTTAAGGCAGAGATTGATGCCACAAAACAGCTTGTGAAACAGATTCGTAACCGAAGGAAGACAGAATAA